A window of the Henckelia pumila isolate YLH828 chromosome 3, ASM3356847v2, whole genome shotgun sequence genome harbors these coding sequences:
- the LOC140892606 gene encoding hevamine-A-like, with protein MASKKSTISTFLALLMLMLVAGSEAGRIAIYWGQNGNEGTLADTCATGNYEYVILAFLASFGNGQKPMLNLAGHCDPYSNGCTGLSSDIKSCQAKGIKVLLSIGGGAGGYSLVSSGDARQLATYLWNSFLGGKSTSRPLGGAVLDGVDFDIEAGTGQHWDELARYLSSYSKRGKKVHLTAAPQCPFPDQWVGGALKTGLFDYVWVQFYNNPPCQFNPLNATSFQESWNIWTSSIPATKIFLGLPAAPDAAGTGFVPVSELISKVLPKIKGSKKYGGVMLWSKYYDDESGYSSSIKSHV; from the coding sequence ATGGCTTCCAAGAAATCTACCATCTCTACTTTTCTTGCACTGCTGATGCTAATGCTAGTGGCAGGCTCGGAAGCCGGAAGAATCGCGATATACTGGGGTCAAAACGGGAACGAAGGCACACTCGCTGATACCTGTGCCACTGGAAACTATGAATATGTGATCTTAGCTTTTCTTGCATCATTCGGAAACGGACAGAAACCAATGCTCAATCTTGCCGGTCATTGTGATCCTTACAGCAACGGATGCACGGGTTTAAGTTCGGATATTAAATCATGTCAAGCAAAAGGAATCAAAGTTCTGCTGTCTATCGGAGGAGGAGCCGGTGGATACTCTCTTGTTTCCTCCGGGGACGCGAGGCAACTTGCTACATACCTTTGGAACAGCTTTTTAGGTGGAAAATCAACGTCCCGGCCTCTTGGTGGGGCTGTTTTGGATGGAGTTGACTTCGATATCGAAGCTGGAACAGGCCAGCATTGGGATGAACTTGCAAGATATCTTTCAAGCTATAGCAAGAGAGGCAAGAAAGTGCACTTGACCGCAGCTCCACAGTGCCCGTTTCCTGATCAATGGGTGGGAGGAGCTTTGAAGACTGGCCTATTCGACTACGTTTGGGTTCAGTTCTACAACAATCCTCCTTGCCAGTTCAATCCTCTAAATGCTACAAGTTTTCAAGAATCTTGGAATATATGGACTTCTTCTATTCCTGCAACCAAGATCTTCTTGGGCTTACCCGCAGCACCTGATGCAGCTGGAACCGGATTCGTCCCTGTTTCCGAACTGATCTCGAAAGTGCTTCCCAAGATTAAAGGGTCCAAAAAGTATGGAGGAGTGATGCTTTGGTCCAAATACTATGATGATGAAAGTGGTTACAGCTCTTCTATCAAAAGCCATGTCTAG